One Glycine soja cultivar W05 chromosome 2, ASM419377v2, whole genome shotgun sequence genomic region harbors:
- the LOC114398047 gene encoding uncharacterized protein LOC114398047, whose protein sequence is MLVMCDAYTAAGEPIPTNKRHNAAKIFSYPDVVAEEPWNTPCCRKMCNGHLDGLLVVFLGPRVHTIVVLMLTRISDVTLLTLISKPVFMRTLTLLELMQK, encoded by the exons ATGCTG GTTATGTGTGATGCTTACACTGCTGCTGGGGAACCCATTCCTACCAACAAGAGACATAATGCTGCAAAGATATTCAGTTATCCTGATGTTGTTGCTGAAGAACCCTG GAATACACCTTGTTGCAGAAAGATGTGCAATGGCCACTTGGATGGCCTATTGGTGGTTTTCCTGGGCCCCAG GGTCCATACTATTGTGGTATTGATGCTAACAAGGATTTCGGACGTGACATTGTTGACTCTCATTTCAAAGCCTGTCTTCATGCGGACATTAACATTACTGGAATTAATGCAGAAGTGA